In Alloyangia pacifica, the following proteins share a genomic window:
- a CDS encoding 2OG-Fe(II) oxygenase, whose amino-acid sequence MITVHSIPEAFSETDCARLIEIARTAEASDARLVGQQRAHNLRRADLVWLDDVAGAEWVMDRIIELVRDANRSAYDFALDAFDESAQIARYGAEREGHFDWHSDIGEGRLAARRKLTMVVQLSDEDDYEGGALEVMPSNHIVTAGKERGTATLFPSYMLHRVTPVSSGERHSLTIWAHGPAFR is encoded by the coding sequence ATGATCACCGTCCACAGCATCCCCGAGGCCTTCTCCGAGACCGACTGCGCCCGTCTCATCGAGATCGCACGCACCGCAGAGGCCTCGGACGCGCGGCTGGTGGGGCAGCAGCGCGCACACAACCTGCGCCGGGCCGATCTGGTATGGCTCGACGATGTCGCGGGCGCGGAGTGGGTCATGGACCGGATTATCGAACTGGTGCGCGACGCAAATCGCAGCGCCTATGACTTCGCGCTCGACGCCTTTGACGAGAGTGCCCAGATCGCCCGCTATGGTGCCGAGCGCGAAGGGCATTTCGACTGGCATTCGGACATCGGGGAAGGCCGCCTCGCCGCGCGTCGCAAGCTGACCATGGTTGTGCAACTCTCGGACGAGGACGACTACGAGGGCGGCGCGCTGGAAGTCATGCCGTCGAACCACATCGTCACGGCAGGAAAAGAGCGCGGCACCGCCACGCTCTTCCCGTCGTACATGCTGCACCGCGTGACCCCGGTGAGCAGCGGCGAGCGTCACTCGCTGACCATCTGGGCGCACGGGCCGGCCTTCCGCTGA
- a CDS encoding GNAT family N-acetyltransferase yields MTRADLGRALDWAAEEGWNPGLEDLEVFHATDPSGFFCAELGGKMAAAISVVNHSPTLAFLGLYLCAPAYRGQGIAHALWLHALRHAGDRTVGLDGVPAQQENYRKSGFVLAGQTRRYAGRLLAGHGKGVTSASAADHPLLMELERRACGYAKPAFCAAWLEPAQSRYTLVHRSNGAPDGFLTVRRCREGWKIGPLCAPNLQVASTLLEAAAQHTEDEPVMIDLPQGSAPLAAHCLEMGLEQMFHTARMYRGPAPLPGPGLHAVATLELG; encoded by the coding sequence ATGACCCGGGCCGACCTTGGCCGGGCGCTGGACTGGGCCGCCGAGGAGGGCTGGAACCCGGGGCTCGAGGATCTCGAGGTCTTTCATGCAACCGACCCGAGCGGCTTCTTCTGTGCCGAGCTTGGCGGCAAGATGGCGGCGGCGATCTCGGTGGTGAACCATTCTCCCACGCTTGCCTTCCTGGGGCTCTATCTCTGCGCACCGGCGTACCGCGGCCAGGGCATCGCCCATGCGCTCTGGCTGCACGCGTTGAGACACGCCGGCGACCGCACGGTCGGGCTCGACGGCGTACCGGCGCAGCAGGAGAACTATCGAAAATCGGGCTTCGTGCTGGCCGGACAGACCAGGCGCTACGCCGGGAGGTTGCTCGCTGGGCACGGCAAGGGGGTGACCTCGGCCTCGGCGGCGGACCACCCGCTGCTGATGGAGCTGGAGCGCCGCGCCTGCGGCTATGCCAAGCCCGCCTTCTGCGCCGCCTGGCTTGAACCGGCGCAAAGCCGCTACACGCTGGTACACCGGAGCAATGGCGCGCCGGATGGGTTCCTCACCGTGCGGCGATGCCGCGAAGGCTGGAAGATCGGCCCGCTCTGCGCGCCGAATCTGCAGGTGGCAAGCACGCTGCTAGAGGCTGCGGCCCAGCACACCGAGGACGAGCCGGTGATGATCGACCTGCCGCAGGGGTCGGCGCCGCTGGCCGCGCATTGCCTCGAGATGGGGCTCGAGCAGATGTTCCACACCGCCCGCATGTATCGCGGCCCCGCACCGCTGCCCGGACCCGGCCTGCACGCGGTGGCGACGCTGGAGCTCGGCTGA
- a CDS encoding MBL fold metallo-hydrolase has translation MDKDKITRRTALTCAAALPLGATLGGATRARAQNSQGPLVPRTYRVPLGDFEVTAMMTGTRTVPDPQGTFGMNASAEEFAEVSEAANIPTDKAQFFFTPTLVNTGNALILFDTGLDPAGIVAAVEAAGYAADDVSHVVITHMHGDHIGGLSDNGTPTFANAALLTGQEEWDHWSSAGNETFDGKVRPLEGSFSFLGNGAEVAPGITAVLAPGHTPGHMCFMLESGGKKLMLTADLANHYVWSVGKPDWEVRFDMDKELAASSRRKIFGTLAEDRTPFIGYHMPFPAIGYVEAEDDGFRYVPHSYQLLLS, from the coding sequence ATGGACAAGGACAAGATCACCCGCCGCACGGCGCTGACCTGCGCTGCCGCGTTGCCGCTTGGCGCCACTCTTGGCGGTGCCACGAGAGCCCGGGCGCAGAACTCGCAGGGTCCGCTGGTGCCGCGGACCTACCGCGTGCCGCTGGGCGATTTCGAAGTCACCGCGATGATGACCGGCACCCGCACCGTGCCCGATCCGCAGGGCACCTTCGGGATGAACGCCAGCGCCGAGGAATTCGCCGAGGTGTCCGAGGCCGCCAACATCCCGACGGACAAGGCGCAGTTCTTCTTCACGCCGACGCTGGTCAACACCGGCAACGCACTGATCCTCTTCGACACCGGGCTCGACCCGGCGGGTATCGTCGCCGCGGTCGAGGCGGCGGGCTACGCAGCGGATGACGTGAGCCACGTGGTGATCACCCACATGCATGGCGACCACATCGGCGGGCTCTCGGACAATGGCACGCCAACCTTCGCCAATGCCGCGCTGCTCACCGGGCAGGAGGAATGGGATCACTGGTCCTCCGCCGGCAACGAGACCTTCGACGGCAAGGTGCGCCCACTGGAGGGAAGCTTCAGCTTCCTTGGCAACGGCGCCGAGGTGGCGCCGGGGATCACTGCCGTTCTGGCGCCCGGGCATACGCCGGGCCATATGTGCTTCATGCTCGAAAGTGGTGGCAAGAAGCTGATGCTGACCGCCGATCTGGCCAACCACTATGTCTGGTCGGTGGGCAAGCCCGACTGGGAAGTGCGCTTCGACATGGACAAGGAGCTCGCCGCCTCGTCGCGCCGCAAGATCTTCGGCACCCTGGCCGAGGACAGGACGCCCTTCATTGGCTATCACATGCCCTTCCCGGCGATCGGCTACGTCGAGGCCGAGGACGACGGCTTCCGCTACGTGCCGCACAGCTACCAGCTGCTGCTGAGCTGA
- a CDS encoding ABC transporter substrate-binding protein, translating into MTKQTLSRRTLLKGAAAAGAASAFPAPMIWAQNIKDVTLRQFGTGVSNLNEVGQKVKEDLGFTLEMTALDSDAVTQRAATQPGSFDIADIEYWICKKVWPTGNLQAMDVSKIKNYDKIVGIFKDGKLTPESTIAQGTAPHTVGFTDGPDGTTFASEQTNWMTLIPTIYNADTLGIRPDLIGRPIDTWAELLNPEFKGKASILDISSIGIMDAAMVCEAMGEIAYGDKGNMTREEIDKTMAIFTEAKKAGQFRAFWKTFDESVNLMASGEVVIQSMWSPAITAVKSRGIDCVYQPLKEGYRSWGGGIGLSKNLSGLELDAAYEYINWYLDGWVGGFLMRQGYYSAVPETSKDYMTENEWGYWFEGKEATDTITNPFGDAMAKAGEVRDGGSFEERMGSVACWNAVMDENQYMVRKWNEFIAA; encoded by the coding sequence ATGACCAAACAGACCCTCAGCCGGCGGACGCTTCTGAAGGGCGCCGCCGCCGCAGGTGCGGCCAGCGCCTTCCCGGCGCCGATGATCTGGGCGCAGAACATCAAGGATGTCACTCTGCGCCAGTTCGGCACCGGCGTGTCGAACCTCAACGAGGTGGGCCAGAAGGTGAAAGAAGACCTTGGCTTTACGCTCGAGATGACCGCGCTGGATTCCGACGCCGTGACCCAGCGGGCCGCCACCCAGCCCGGCAGCTTCGACATCGCCGACATCGAGTACTGGATCTGCAAGAAGGTCTGGCCGACCGGCAACCTGCAAGCCATGGATGTCAGCAAGATCAAGAACTACGACAAGATCGTCGGTATCTTCAAGGACGGCAAGCTGACGCCCGAGTCGACCATCGCGCAGGGCACCGCGCCGCATACCGTGGGCTTTACCGACGGTCCCGACGGCACCACCTTCGCCTCGGAACAGACCAACTGGATGACCCTCATCCCGACGATCTACAACGCCGACACGCTGGGCATCCGCCCTGACCTCATCGGCCGCCCGATCGACACCTGGGCCGAGCTTCTGAACCCCGAGTTCAAGGGCAAGGCCTCGATCCTCGACATCAGCTCGATCGGCATCATGGACGCCGCCATGGTCTGCGAAGCGATGGGCGAGATCGCCTATGGCGACAAGGGCAACATGACCCGCGAAGAGATCGACAAGACCATGGCGATCTTCACCGAGGCTAAGAAGGCCGGCCAGTTCCGCGCCTTCTGGAAGACCTTCGACGAGAGCGTCAACCTGATGGCCTCGGGCGAGGTGGTGATCCAGTCGATGTGGTCGCCGGCGATCACGGCCGTCAAGTCGCGTGGCATCGACTGCGTCTACCAACCGCTGAAGGAGGGCTATCGCTCGTGGGGCGGCGGCATCGGCCTGTCGAAGAACCTCTCGGGGCTCGAGCTGGATGCGGCCTACGAGTACATCAACTGGTACCTCGACGGCTGGGTCGGCGGCTTCCTGATGCGCCAGGGCTATTACTCGGCGGTCCCGGAAACCTCGAAGGATTACATGACCGAGAACGAGTGGGGCTACTGGTTCGAGGGCAAGGAAGCCACCGACACCATCACCAACCCCTTCGGCGACGCCATGGCAAAGGCCGGCGAGGTGCGCGACGGCGGCTCCTTCGAGGAGCGCATGGGCTCCGTCGCCTGCTGGAACGCGGTCATGGACGAGAACCAGTACATGGTCCGCAAGTGGAACGAGTTCATCGCGGCCTGA
- a CDS encoding ABC transporter ATP-binding protein, protein MRQGLDLELVGLTKRYGDTVAVDAINHHFGSGVYACLLGPSGCGKSSTLRMIAGHETVSEGSIVLGGSDISYLPPAKRGTAMMFQSYALFPHLSVADNVAFSLKMKGVDAATRRNSAMEMLSLVDMTPYAERLPSQLSGGQQQRVALARALITEPQILLLDEPLSALDPFLRIRMRSELKRLQRELGITFVHVTHGQDEALALADEIVVMNNAVIEQAGSARDVFNAPKTEFVARFMGGHNVLALPQGRFAIRNDLTRIAPEAGAPLGGRVTSVEFQGAHVAVTVLAAGDQDVTAWVPEAQFFSDPKSPGDGVGLSWDDRALHPLSA, encoded by the coding sequence ATGCGCCAAGGACTCGATCTCGAACTCGTCGGCCTGACCAAGCGCTACGGCGACACTGTCGCGGTGGACGCGATCAACCACCATTTCGGCTCGGGCGTCTATGCCTGCCTGCTCGGCCCATCAGGCTGCGGCAAGTCCTCGACTCTGCGGATGATCGCGGGGCACGAGACGGTGAGCGAGGGCTCGATCGTTCTGGGCGGGTCGGACATCTCCTACCTGCCGCCCGCGAAGCGCGGCACGGCGATGATGTTCCAGAGCTACGCGCTCTTTCCGCACCTGTCGGTGGCCGACAACGTCGCCTTCTCCCTGAAGATGAAGGGCGTCGACGCCGCCACCCGCCGCAACTCGGCGATGGAGATGCTCTCGCTCGTCGACATGACGCCCTATGCAGAGCGCCTGCCCTCGCAGCTCTCGGGCGGTCAGCAGCAGCGCGTGGCGCTGGCCCGAGCGCTGATCACCGAGCCACAGATCCTGTTGCTCGACGAGCCGCTCTCGGCGCTGGACCCGTTCCTGCGCATCCGCATGCGGTCCGAGCTGAAGCGCCTGCAGCGCGAGCTTGGCATCACCTTCGTGCATGTCACCCACGGCCAGGACGAGGCCCTGGCGCTGGCCGACGAGATCGTCGTGATGAACAACGCCGTGATCGAGCAGGCGGGCAGCGCGCGCGACGTGTTCAATGCGCCGAAGACAGAGTTCGTCGCCCGCTTCATGGGCGGGCACAACGTGCTGGCGCTGCCGCAGGGCCGTTTCGCCATCCGCAACGACCTGACGCGCATCGCCCCCGAGGCCGGCGCGCCGCTGGGCGGGCGGGTCACCTCGGTGGAGTTCCAGGGCGCGCATGTGGCGGTGACCGTCCTCGCCGCCGGCGATCAGGACGTCACGGCTTGGGTGCCGGAAGCGCAGTTCTTCTCCGATCCGAAATCCCCCGGCGACGGGGTTGGCCTCAGCTGGGACGACCGGGCGCTGCATCCGCTTTCGGCCTGA
- a CDS encoding DUF2945 domain-containing protein produces MSKFQVGEIVEWNWGDGRAKGKIADRFERRVTRQIKGQEITRNGSSDTPAFLIEQEDGGRVLKLESELSKV; encoded by the coding sequence ATGAGCAAGTTTCAAGTCGGCGAAATCGTAGAGTGGAATTGGGGCGATGGCAGAGCCAAGGGCAAGATCGCAGATCGCTTCGAGCGCAGGGTGACGCGCCAGATCAAGGGCCAGGAGATCACCCGCAATGGCTCTTCGGACACACCTGCCTTCCTCATTGAGCAGGAAGACGGCGGCCGGGTGCTGAAACTCGAGAGTGAGCTCTCGAAAGTCTGA
- a CDS encoding metallopeptidase family protein, with the protein MNTPDLAAFETMARAAVDALPAPFRAAAAEVVLRVEDWPPEEILDEMEIDDPLELTGLYEGIPMTEKSSSWPSPYPDTVWLFREPILQEWRERDDVTLEELVTHVTVHEFAHHFGWSDDDIARIDRWWE; encoded by the coding sequence ATGAACACTCCGGATCTCGCCGCCTTCGAGACCATGGCCCGTGCCGCGGTCGATGCCCTGCCTGCGCCCTTCCGCGCCGCCGCCGCCGAGGTCGTGCTGCGCGTCGAGGATTGGCCGCCGGAGGAGATTCTCGACGAGATGGAGATCGACGACCCGCTCGAGCTGACCGGTCTCTACGAGGGGATCCCGATGACCGAGAAATCCTCGAGCTGGCCCTCACCCTATCCCGACACGGTCTGGCTGTTCCGCGAGCCGATCCTGCAGGAGTGGCGCGAGCGGGATGACGTGACGCTGGAAGAGCTGGTCACCCACGTGACGGTGCACGAGTTCGCGCATCATTTCGGCTGGTCCGACGACGACATTGCGCGCATTGACCGCTGGTGGGAGTGA
- a CDS encoding MORN repeat-containing protein, translating to MKLSGRTILTAVAIAALTYPALAQVEGGEVQTKQYDDGGVYEGTFQNGLQHGTGTYRLPNGYEYTGEWAEGEIRGEGVARFPNGSVYEGQFAKGKPEGIGRIVFADGGTYEGSWLDGKITGKGVMQYANGMRYEGAFRNALHHGRGVMTGPNGYRYEGDWVNGVKQGNAEIAYPDGSVFEGRVANGLRDGQGKLTMPDGLIYEGTWREGQIDGIGKLTQPNGDVYEGELVDGRREGQGKVTYANGDVYEGQFDNDQRQGKGAFIGEDGYRYEGDWVSGQIEGQGKVIYPDGSVYEGAFLGDLANGSGKITYPDGSTYEGDWVDGVIEGQGVARYANGLVYEGTFKNARNDGQGVMTYPDGYRYEGDWKDGQRHGEGTATYPDGTVYTGAFRDGQRHGQGTITMPDGFRYEGGWVNGEIEGEGVATYANGDVYEGNFKDGKRQGEGTMRYATGEQSTGTWVNGVLTTDTPVQDSETPAEAPDQGADPTEGEALPAEPGAATSE from the coding sequence ATGAAGCTCTCAGGCAGAACCATCCTTACGGCAGTGGCGATCGCGGCGCTGACCTATCCCGCGCTGGCGCAGGTCGAGGGCGGCGAGGTCCAGACCAAGCAATACGACGATGGCGGGGTCTACGAGGGCACCTTCCAGAACGGGCTGCAGCATGGCACCGGCACCTACCGGCTGCCGAATGGCTACGAATACACCGGCGAATGGGCCGAGGGCGAGATCCGCGGCGAGGGCGTCGCGCGCTTCCCGAATGGCTCGGTCTACGAGGGCCAGTTCGCCAAGGGCAAGCCCGAGGGCATCGGCCGCATCGTCTTTGCCGACGGCGGGACCTACGAGGGGTCGTGGCTCGACGGCAAGATCACCGGCAAGGGCGTCATGCAATACGCCAACGGCATGCGCTACGAAGGCGCCTTCCGCAACGCGCTGCACCACGGACGCGGCGTGATGACCGGCCCCAACGGCTACCGCTACGAGGGCGACTGGGTGAACGGCGTCAAGCAGGGCAATGCCGAGATCGCCTATCCCGACGGATCGGTCTTCGAGGGCCGCGTTGCCAACGGGCTGCGCGATGGCCAGGGAAAGCTGACCATGCCGGACGGTCTGATCTACGAAGGCACATGGCGCGAAGGGCAGATCGACGGGATCGGCAAGCTGACTCAGCCAAACGGCGATGTCTACGAGGGAGAACTGGTCGACGGCCGCCGCGAGGGGCAGGGCAAGGTCACCTACGCCAATGGCGATGTCTACGAGGGCCAGTTTGACAACGACCAGCGGCAGGGCAAGGGCGCCTTCATCGGCGAGGACGGCTACCGCTACGAGGGCGACTGGGTTTCGGGGCAGATCGAGGGGCAGGGCAAGGTTATCTATCCCGACGGGTCCGTCTACGAGGGTGCCTTCCTTGGCGATCTCGCCAATGGGTCCGGCAAGATCACCTATCCCGATGGCTCCACCTACGAGGGCGATTGGGTCGACGGTGTGATCGAGGGGCAGGGCGTGGCCCGCTACGCCAACGGCTTGGTCTACGAGGGGACGTTCAAAAACGCCCGCAACGACGGGCAGGGGGTGATGACCTACCCCGACGGCTACCGTTACGAGGGCGACTGGAAGGATGGTCAGCGCCACGGCGAGGGCACCGCCACCTATCCTGATGGCACGGTCTATACAGGCGCCTTCCGCGACGGGCAGCGCCACGGGCAGGGCACGATCACCATGCCCGACGGCTTCCGCTACGAGGGTGGCTGGGTCAACGGCGAGATCGAGGGCGAGGGCGTGGCGACCTATGCCAACGGCGATGTCTACGAGGGCAACTTCAAGGACGGCAAGCGCCAGGGCGAGGGCACCATGCGCTATGCCACTGGCGAGCAGAGCACCGGCACATGGGTGAACGGCGTTCTGACCACCGACACGCCCGTGCAGGACAGCGAGACCCCTGCGGAGGCGCCGGACCAAGGGGCCGATCCGACCGAGGGAGAGGCGCTTCCGGCGGAGCCGGGCGCCGCGACCTCCGAATAA
- a CDS encoding GntR family transcriptional regulator: MTLAVHEHRLAPGLKLNEDEVGEIFGVGRTIVRSALQMLAHDQLVTIEPNRGAFVAEPSIREAREVFEARALLEPRTARSAAERITAEGAARLRAHNRAEHAALDRGDYGTALRLSGEFHIEIARIADQSTIAEFITQLIARSSLVIALYWRRPEAMCETHAHEALLSALERGDGATAEEMMKGHLLDLLSSLDLREAPPPPQSLRDALRP; the protein is encoded by the coding sequence CTGACCTTGGCGGTGCACGAGCACCGGCTGGCGCCGGGCCTCAAGCTGAACGAGGACGAGGTCGGTGAGATCTTCGGCGTCGGGCGCACCATCGTGCGCTCGGCGCTCCAGATGCTGGCGCATGATCAACTCGTCACGATCGAGCCCAACCGCGGCGCCTTTGTCGCAGAGCCGTCGATCCGCGAGGCTCGCGAGGTCTTCGAGGCCCGCGCCCTGCTCGAGCCGCGCACGGCCCGCTCGGCCGCCGAACGCATCACAGCAGAGGGCGCCGCCCGGCTGCGCGCCCACAACAGGGCCGAGCACGCGGCGCTCGACCGCGGCGACTACGGCACCGCGCTGCGACTCTCCGGCGAGTTCCACATCGAGATCGCGCGCATTGCCGACCAGTCCACCATCGCCGAATTCATCACCCAGCTCATCGCAAGATCTTCTCTGGTCATCGCTCTTTACTGGCGCAGACCCGAGGCAATGTGCGAAACTCATGCGCATGAGGCGCTGCTGTCCGCCCTTGAACGGGGCGACGGCGCCACGGCGGAGGAGATGATGAAGGGCCACCTGCTCGATCTGCTGTCGTCGCTCGATCTGCGCGAGGCCCCGCCTCCGCCGCAGAGCTTGCGCGACGCCCTGCGGCCATGA
- a CDS encoding glycosyltransferase family 4 protein: MRPRILFVVERFHTNLWEATRALNAAEIDVAVWGSGSGKTEDHSVVAPRLFPQDADPGAFRAAWDALKPDLVILRNVARHRRAVARLARASGTPMWFYDLNPYHWREPLKRRLTRRFQGLPLRRVTPVLGLDATIPPSRDARYIPWPVMAAPDAAPCDADTRNGREVTVLCVAKLHNPRKNHGMVIDALRAQGRAGKVRLLLAGTIGDPVQHAAQVAALQEVASAEPWLELHANVPFKQMPELYRRADICILPSVREPLGFAPVESMAYGCVPVISTDAGSAGYVRHGENGLHVDVTRPGAVEDVLASLLDDAALRHRLGAAALATAQGDLGAERFVTRMRALLQESGVTV; encoded by the coding sequence GTGCGGCCCCGGATCCTCTTCGTCGTCGAGCGGTTCCACACGAACCTCTGGGAGGCGACGCGCGCGCTGAACGCAGCGGAGATCGACGTGGCGGTCTGGGGCAGTGGCAGCGGCAAGACCGAGGACCACAGCGTCGTCGCGCCGCGGCTCTTTCCGCAAGATGCCGACCCCGGCGCATTCCGTGCCGCCTGGGACGCGCTGAAGCCGGACCTGGTGATCCTGCGCAACGTCGCGCGGCACCGCCGGGCGGTGGCCCGGCTGGCGCGTGCCAGCGGCACACCGATGTGGTTCTACGACCTCAATCCCTACCACTGGCGCGAGCCACTGAAGCGCCGGCTGACGCGCCGCTTCCAGGGCCTGCCGCTGCGCCGGGTGACGCCCGTGCTGGGGCTCGACGCGACCATCCCGCCGAGCCGCGACGCCCGCTACATCCCCTGGCCGGTGATGGCGGCGCCGGACGCCGCGCCCTGCGACGCCGACACCCGGAACGGCCGAGAAGTCACGGTGCTCTGCGTCGCCAAGCTTCACAACCCGCGCAAGAACCACGGCATGGTGATCGACGCGCTGCGGGCGCAGGGCCGTGCGGGCAAGGTGCGGCTGCTGCTGGCGGGCACCATCGGCGATCCGGTGCAACACGCCGCGCAGGTTGCCGCGCTGCAAGAGGTGGCCTCGGCCGAGCCCTGGCTCGAGCTGCACGCCAATGTGCCCTTCAAGCAGATGCCCGAGCTCTACCGGCGGGCAGACATCTGCATCCTGCCTTCGGTGCGCGAGCCGCTCGGCTTCGCCCCGGTGGAATCCATGGCCTATGGCTGCGTGCCGGTGATCTCGACCGATGCCGGCTCGGCGGGCTACGTGCGGCACGGCGAGAATGGGCTGCACGTCGACGTAACCCGCCCCGGCGCAGTGGAAGATGTGCTGGCCTCGCTCCTCGACGACGCCGCGCTCCGGCATCGCCTCGGCGCCGCCGCGCTCGCAACCGCGCAGGGAGACCTCGGCGCCGAGCGCTTCGTCACCCGGATGCGCGCGCTGCTGCAGGAGAGCGGCGTCACCGTCTGA
- a CDS encoding NAD+ synthase has protein sequence MGDRFRLTLAQLNPTVGDLAGNAAKAKDAWEKGREAGAQLVALPELFIAGYNPQDLPMKHAFTLDCMEVARKLAEDCADGPALAIGCPWIEGTELYNAYLICRGGRIVTQVFKHHLPNYGVFDEVRVFDSGAIGGPYAVGNVRIGSPICEDAWYEDVAETLAETGAEFLLVPNGSPYRRNKHDTRLNKMVARVIETGLPLIYLNMVGGQDDQIFDGGSFVLNPGGQAALQLPVFEEEIAQVDLVRTPEGWRAEAGRFVQHPSEMEQDYHAMVLALRDYCRKTGFGKVLLGMSGGIDSALVATIATDALGAENVRCVMLPSEYTSEHSLEDAKACAKNLGCHYDFVPIAEARGAITNTLSSLFEGRPADLTEENIQSRLRGLLLMALSNKLGEMLLTTGNKSEVAVGYATIYGDMAGGYNPIKDLYKTRVFAICRWRNENARPWMKGPEGEVIPERIITKPPSAELREDQKDSDSLPDYPVLDGILEILVDRDGSIADCVAAGYDRADAKKVEHLLYISEYKRFQSAPGARLSQKAFWLDRRYPIANRWRDNG, from the coding sequence ATGGGTGACCGTTTCCGCCTGACCCTCGCGCAGCTCAACCCGACCGTGGGCGATCTTGCCGGCAACGCTGCCAAGGCGAAAGACGCCTGGGAGAAGGGCCGCGAAGCGGGGGCCCAGCTCGTCGCCCTGCCCGAGCTCTTCATCGCCGGCTACAACCCGCAGGACCTGCCGATGAAGCACGCCTTCACGCTGGACTGCATGGAGGTTGCACGCAAGCTGGCCGAGGATTGCGCCGACGGCCCGGCGCTGGCCATTGGCTGCCCCTGGATCGAGGGCACCGAGCTCTACAACGCCTATCTCATCTGCCGAGGCGGGCGGATCGTCACCCAGGTCTTCAAGCACCACCTCCCGAACTACGGCGTCTTCGACGAGGTCCGGGTCTTCGACAGCGGCGCCATCGGCGGACCTTACGCGGTGGGCAATGTGCGCATCGGCTCGCCGATCTGCGAGGACGCCTGGTACGAGGACGTGGCCGAGACCCTCGCCGAGACCGGCGCCGAATTCCTGCTGGTGCCCAATGGCTCGCCCTACCGCCGCAACAAACACGACACCCGGCTCAACAAGATGGTGGCGCGGGTCATCGAGACCGGCCTGCCGCTCATCTACCTCAACATGGTGGGCGGACAGGACGACCAGATCTTCGACGGCGGCTCCTTCGTGCTGAACCCCGGCGGCCAGGCGGCGCTGCAACTGCCGGTTTTCGAGGAGGAGATCGCGCAGGTCGATCTGGTGCGCACCCCCGAAGGGTGGCGCGCCGAGGCCGGGCGTTTCGTGCAGCACCCGAGCGAGATGGAACAAGACTACCACGCCATGGTGCTGGCCCTGCGCGACTATTGCCGCAAGACCGGCTTCGGAAAGGTGCTGCTGGGCATGTCCGGCGGGATCGACTCGGCGCTGGTTGCCACCATCGCAACCGACGCGCTTGGCGCCGAGAACGTGCGCTGCGTGATGCTGCCGTCGGAATACACCTCCGAGCACTCGCTCGAGGATGCCAAGGCCTGCGCCAAGAACCTCGGCTGCCACTACGACTTCGTGCCGATCGCCGAGGCGCGTGGTGCGATCACCAATACGCTGTCGTCGCTCTTTGAGGGTCGGCCCGCCGACCTGACCGAGGAGAACATCCAGTCGCGCCTGCGCGGGCTGCTGTTGATGGCGCTCAGCAACAAGCTTGGCGAGATGCTGCTGACCACCGGCAACAAGTCCGAGGTCGCGGTGGGATACGCCACGATCTATGGCGACATGGCAGGCGGCTACAATCCGATCAAGGATCTTTACAAGACCCGGGTCTTCGCAATCTGCCGCTGGCGCAATGAGAACGCGCGCCCCTGGATGAAGGGCCCCGAGGGCGAGGTGATTCCCGAGCGGATCATCACCAAGCCCCCCTCGGCCGAGCTGCGCGAGGACCAGAAGGACAGCGACAGCCTGCCCGACTACCCGGTGCTCGACGGCATCCTCGAGATCCTCGTGGACCGCGACGGCTCGATCGCCGATTGCGTCGCCGCCGGCTACGACCGCGCCGACGCCAAGAAGGTCGAGCATCTGCTCTACATCTCCGAATACAAGCGCTTCCAGTCCGCCCCCGGCGCGCGGCTGTCGCAAAAGGCCTTCTGGCTTGACCGGCGCTACCCGATCGCCAACCGCTGGCGCGACAACGGGTGA